The following proteins come from a genomic window of Corynebacterium crudilactis:
- the lysE gene encoding L-lysine exporter has translation MGVMEIFMTGLLLGASLLLAIGPQNVLVIKQGIKREGITAVIIVCLLSDIVLFAAGTLGVGIISDAAPIVLDILRWCGIVYLLWFATLAAKDAFKAKTEPVTIIENTEPTANEATPMGSSSGSAVTTATRHVPLKVSVDKQRVWVKPMFMAIVLTWLNPNAYLDAFVFIGGVGAQYGEIGRWVFAAGALCASLIWFPLVGYGAAALSRPLSSPKVWRWINVGVSIVLTALAIKLIAMG, from the coding sequence ATGGGAGTCATGGAAATCTTCATGACAGGTCTGCTTTTGGGGGCCAGTTTATTGCTGGCCATTGGCCCGCAGAATGTACTGGTGATTAAACAAGGAATTAAGCGTGAAGGCATCACGGCTGTCATCATCGTGTGCCTCTTATCCGATATCGTGCTCTTTGCTGCAGGAACGCTAGGCGTTGGCATTATCTCTGACGCCGCACCAATTGTGCTCGATATTTTGCGCTGGTGTGGCATCGTCTACCTGCTTTGGTTCGCTACCCTTGCTGCCAAGGATGCTTTCAAAGCAAAAACTGAACCCGTGACCATTATCGAAAACACGGAACCAACCGCGAATGAGGCCACCCCTATGGGAAGCTCTTCCGGTTCGGCGGTGACCACTGCGACAAGGCACGTGCCGCTGAAGGTAAGCGTCGATAAGCAGCGGGTGTGGGTAAAGCCCATGTTCATGGCGATTGTACTAACCTGGCTCAACCCGAATGCCTACTTGGATGCATTCGTGTTCATCGGCGGCGTGGGCGCGCAATACGGCGAAATAGGCCGCTGGGTATTCGCAGCTGGCGCATTGTGCGCCAGCCTGATCTGGTTCCCCTTAGTGGGCTACGGCGCAGCGGCACTATCGCGCCCGCTGTCCAGTCCCAAAGTCTGGCGCTGGATCAATGTCGGTGTGTCCATCGTATTGACCGCATTGGCGATCAAACTGATAGCAATGGGCTAG
- a CDS encoding mechanosensitive ion channel family protein has protein sequence MILGERISFLLYSLWNWITNTGIDLAIILVLGFLIPRFGRIGMRIIKRRVESTADTDTTKNQLAFAGVGLYIAQIVAFFMLAIAAMQLFGFSLAGAAIPATIASAAIGLGAQSIVADFLAGFFILTEKQFGVGDWVRFEGNGIIVEGTVIEITMRATKIRTIAQQTVIIPNSTAKVCINNSNSWSRAVVLMPIPMLGSDNITDVIARSEAATRRALTQEIIAPEILGELDVHPAIDVTPPSVVGMPWMVTMRFLVQVTAGNQWLVERAIRTEIISEFWEEYGSATTTSGTLIDSLSVVQEKNPLIDASPNALQEPKPEAAATVASLAASSNDDAANTVISPGNPEKGLDSEVMEQELSVEEDTPEEHASLQKFFRTDFYPKRWQKILSLGGRVRMSTSLLLAALMVLSLTKVLMIEPNENWQNSTGRFAPQSTTTTSETPTQLPSSSIVSPSVPVSPTVESSVETQPETATSQPRSTAEQTEEPTEEQPSTTPSTTVPETTPQTPETSSPAQETATPMSTP, from the coding sequence ATGATTTTAGGTGAACGCATCTCTTTCCTTCTTTATTCATTGTGGAATTGGATTACAAATACAGGCATTGACCTTGCAATCATCCTGGTTCTTGGCTTTTTAATCCCTCGTTTCGGCCGGATTGGCATGCGGATTATCAAACGCCGAGTGGAATCCACCGCCGATACTGACACGACCAAAAACCAACTCGCCTTTGCGGGCGTAGGCCTTTATATCGCACAAATCGTGGCATTTTTCATGCTTGCAATTGCAGCGATGCAGCTCTTTGGTTTCTCTCTGGCAGGTGCCGCCATCCCCGCCACCATTGCTTCTGCTGCCATTGGTCTAGGCGCGCAATCCATCGTTGCGGATTTCTTGGCTGGATTTTTCATCCTGACGGAAAAACAATTTGGTGTAGGTGACTGGGTGCGCTTCGAAGGCAACGGCATCATCGTTGAAGGCACTGTCATTGAAATCACCATGCGTGCCACAAAAATCCGCACGATTGCTCAACAAACGGTGATCATCCCTAACTCCACGGCCAAGGTGTGCATTAATAACTCCAACAGCTGGTCGCGTGCCGTTGTGCTCATGCCGATTCCGATGCTTGGTTCAGACAACATCACTGATGTTATTGCACGTTCTGAAGCTGCGACTCGTCGTGCACTTACGCAGGAAATAATCGCACCTGAGATCTTGGGCGAGCTTGATGTGCACCCCGCCATCGATGTCACGCCGCCTTCTGTCGTTGGCATGCCCTGGATGGTGACCATGCGTTTCCTCGTCCAGGTCACCGCAGGTAATCAATGGCTTGTCGAACGCGCTATCCGCACCGAAATCATCAGCGAATTTTGGGAAGAATATGGCAGCGCCACCACCACATCCGGTACGCTGATCGATTCCCTCAGCGTGGTTCAGGAAAAGAATCCGCTTATCGACGCCTCTCCCAACGCTTTGCAGGAACCGAAGCCGGAAGCTGCCGCGACGGTCGCATCGCTAGCAGCATCATCTAACGATGACGCTGCTAATACAGTGATCAGTCCAGGAAATCCAGAAAAGGGTCTTGATTCCGAGGTGATGGAACAGGAGCTTTCCGTTGAAGAAGATACGCCCGAGGAACACGCTTCTCTGCAAAAGTTTTTCCGTACCGATTTCTACCCCAAGCGTTGGCAAAAGATCTTGTCCCTGGGAGGCCGCGTCCGCATGAGTACGTCCCTACTGCTTGCTGCATTAATGGTGTTGTCGCTGACCAAGGTGTTGATGATTGAACCTAATGAAAATTGGCAAAATTCCACTGGCCGCTTCGCTCCGCAATCAACCACAACCACTTCTGAAACTCCTACGCAGCTACCGTCAAGCTCGATAGTTTCCCCCAGCGTGCCGGTGTCCCCAACGGTGGAGTCAAGCGTCGAAACGCAGCCTGAAACCGCAACCTCCCAGCCCCGTAGCACCGCTGAGCAAACCGAGGAGCCTACGGAGGAGCAGCCATCAACCACACCATCAACGACGGTTCCAGAAACCACGCCGCAGACACCCGAAACCTCCTCTCCAGCCCAAGAAACAGCAACACCAATGTCCACCCCATAA
- a CDS encoding HNH endonuclease family protein: MARSQTNSTNRRSAKKIKSTISGIITIIVAVIVVVTIVLDWYDDRFSTSPTEHSTAAEYRELLNGLDQKGRAPKTAYDREKFGSAWTDDVTVEFGKNGCDTRNDILQRDLVNYEFRESDKQCLIGTGTLYDPFSGETIAFARGERSSEVQIDHIVPLKDAWVKGAWRWSDQKRKDFANDPDNLLAVKGSLNQQKGASDAATWLPPNDAFRCDYAKKIITIKDRYKVSVTKAEATALHEQLDTCPA, translated from the coding sequence ATGGCTCGATCACAAACTAACTCAACTAACCGCAGGTCAGCGAAGAAAATTAAAAGCACCATTTCCGGAATTATCACAATTATTGTGGCTGTTATCGTAGTCGTCACAATTGTGCTGGACTGGTATGACGATCGATTTTCAACCTCACCTACAGAGCATTCCACAGCTGCTGAATACCGAGAACTCTTAAACGGTCTCGATCAGAAAGGCCGTGCTCCTAAAACTGCATACGATAGAGAGAAGTTTGGCTCGGCGTGGACCGACGATGTCACAGTCGAATTCGGCAAAAACGGGTGCGATACCCGCAATGACATTCTGCAGCGCGATCTTGTGAATTATGAATTCCGCGAAAGCGACAAGCAATGCCTCATTGGCACTGGCACGCTCTATGATCCATTTTCTGGCGAAACGATTGCATTTGCGCGGGGTGAACGATCCAGCGAAGTGCAAATCGATCACATTGTTCCCCTGAAAGATGCATGGGTCAAAGGTGCATGGCGCTGGAGTGATCAAAAGCGAAAAGATTTCGCCAATGATCCCGATAATCTTTTAGCAGTAAAAGGCTCACTGAACCAGCAAAAGGGAGCAAGCGATGCAGCTACTTGGCTGCCACCGAATGACGCGTTCAGATGTGATTACGCAAAGAAAATCATCACCATCAAAGATCGCTATAAAGTGTCGGTCACCAAAGCAGAAGCTACTGCGCTACATGAGCAACTAGACACCTGCCCTGCATAA
- a CDS encoding DoxX family protein yields MTDNSRNSNQNYEQPDLSDLDDDSAIPTYKGTSPSANSANASERLGNLYDRSGRAAPQNIPAGNPVASASEATETTAFERPDNQATKPAFTEAPTTVNGVAQKHEGSLASDAPTSYVQAQPAPPTEVTRQLNRPEEPVQPPQPVYSEPYTDSDFAPAGAAAAAAVAPVEQPIFAEQPQIIEDTRRGTLDFGLLIIRAVIGVYLIVRGVFTFFTLGGSTGLTGLEAEFAGYQWPEILAILLPSIELAAGVFLLLGLMTPVAAAVAMVATSFTTLHQVNTHEGGWGQLSEPLMLALILTLVVVGLQFTGPGKISLDSGRGWAKRPLVSSWIFVILGIAGAVLLWWFGAAVNPIA; encoded by the coding sequence ATGACTGACAACTCGCGAAATTCAAATCAGAATTATGAGCAACCGGACTTGAGCGATCTCGATGATGATTCAGCCATCCCAACCTATAAGGGAACATCACCATCCGCGAATTCCGCCAATGCGTCAGAACGCCTCGGTAATTTGTACGATCGCTCCGGCAGAGCTGCACCACAAAATATTCCTGCCGGAAATCCTGTAGCCTCTGCCTCTGAAGCTACTGAAACTACCGCTTTTGAACGGCCAGATAACCAGGCAACCAAGCCTGCATTTACAGAAGCGCCAACCACTGTAAATGGGGTAGCTCAGAAGCATGAGGGATCTTTAGCTTCTGATGCACCAACCTCCTATGTGCAGGCGCAGCCAGCTCCACCTACTGAGGTCACCCGCCAGTTGAACCGACCAGAAGAGCCTGTTCAACCACCGCAGCCTGTTTATTCTGAGCCGTATACTGACTCTGATTTTGCGCCAGCCGGTGCTGCTGCAGCTGCGGCAGTCGCTCCCGTGGAACAGCCTATATTTGCTGAACAACCTCAGATTATCGAAGACACCCGACGCGGCACCTTAGATTTTGGTTTGCTCATTATCCGCGCTGTCATTGGTGTGTACCTCATTGTTCGAGGAGTATTTACTTTCTTCACCCTCGGCGGCTCTACCGGTCTTACAGGGCTAGAAGCTGAGTTTGCTGGATATCAGTGGCCAGAAATTCTGGCAATCTTGTTGCCCTCCATTGAACTTGCAGCTGGCGTATTCCTCTTGCTCGGTTTGATGACACCTGTGGCAGCTGCAGTGGCGATGGTAGCTACCTCATTTACCACCCTGCACCAGGTGAATACTCATGAAGGTGGCTGGGGTCAGCTTAGCGAACCACTGATGCTGGCACTGATCCTCACCCTTGTTGTAGTCGGATTGCAGTTCACCGGACCGGGCAAGATTTCCCTTGATTCTGGTCGCGGTTGGGCAAAGCGTCCATTGGTGAGCTCCTGGATCTTTGTGATCTTGGGAATCGCCGGCGCAGTTTTGCTGTGGTGGTTTGGAGCAGCAGTTAATCCAATCGCCTAA
- the ilvD gene encoding dihydroxy-acid dehydratase: MIPLRSKVTTVGRNAAGARALWRATGTKENEFGKPIVAIVNSYTQFVPGHVHLKNVGDIVADAVRKAGGVPKEFNTIAVDDGIAMGHGGMLYSLPSREIIADSVEYMVNAHTADAMVCISNCDKITPGMLNAAMRLNIPVVFVSGGPMEAGKAVVVDGVAHAPTDLITAISASANDAVDDEGLAAVEAAACPTCGSCSGMFTANSMNCLTEALGLSLPGNGSTLATHVARRELFEKAGETVVELCRRYYGEEDESALPRNIATKKAFENSMALDMAMGGSTNTILHILAAAQEGDVDFDLTDIDELSRRVPCLSKVSPNSDYHMEDVHRAGGIPALLGELNRGGLLNKDVHSVHSTDLDGWLDEWDIRSGKTSEEASKLFHAAPGGIRTTEAFSTENRWDELDTDAAKGCIRDIEHAYTVDGGLAVLRGNISPDGAVIKAAGIEEELWHFSGPARVVESQEEAVSVILTKTIQAGEVLVVRYEGPSGGPGMQEMLHPTAFLKGSGLGKKCALITDGRFSGGSSGLSIGHVSPEAAHGGAIGLIEDGDIVTIDVHNRTLEVEVSDEELQRRREAMDASEKPWQPANRNRVVTTALRAYAKLATSADKGAVRQVD, encoded by the coding sequence ATGATCCCACTTCGTTCAAAAGTCACCACCGTCGGCCGCAATGCAGCTGGAGCCCGCGCACTATGGCGCGCAACCGGCACCAAGGAAAACGAATTTGGCAAGCCAATCGTTGCCATTGTGAACTCCTACACCCAATTCGTGCCCGGACACGTTCACCTCAAGAACGTCGGCGACATTGTTGCGGATGCAGTGCGCAAGGCTGGTGGCGTTCCCAAAGAATTCAACACCATCGCTGTCGATGACGGCATCGCCATGGGGCACGGCGGCATGCTGTACTCCCTGCCTTCCCGTGAAATCATCGCCGACTCTGTCGAATACATGGTTAATGCCCACACCGCTGACGCCATGGTCTGTATCTCCAACTGTGACAAGATCACCCCAGGTATGCTCAACGCCGCAATGCGTTTGAACATCCCAGTTGTCTTTGTCTCCGGTGGACCAATGGAAGCCGGCAAGGCCGTTGTTGTTGATGGCGTTGCACACGCACCAACCGACCTGATCACCGCGATCTCCGCATCCGCAAACGATGCAGTCGATGATGAAGGCCTCGCAGCTGTTGAAGCAGCTGCCTGCCCAACCTGTGGTTCTTGCTCTGGCATGTTCACCGCGAACTCCATGAACTGCCTGACTGAAGCACTGGGACTTTCTCTCCCCGGCAATGGCTCTACCTTGGCAACTCACGTTGCTCGTCGCGAGCTCTTCGAGAAGGCCGGCGAAACCGTTGTCGAGCTGTGCCGTCGTTACTACGGTGAAGAAGACGAATCAGCTTTGCCACGCAACATTGCCACCAAGAAGGCTTTCGAAAACTCGATGGCATTAGATATGGCCATGGGCGGATCCACGAATACCATCCTGCATATCCTCGCGGCTGCGCAGGAAGGTGACGTAGACTTCGATCTCACTGATATCGATGAGCTTTCCAGGCGTGTGCCTTGCCTGTCCAAGGTGTCACCAAACTCCGATTACCACATGGAAGATGTCCACCGCGCCGGTGGCATTCCCGCACTGCTCGGTGAGCTCAACCGCGGTGGATTGCTGAACAAGGATGTCCACTCAGTCCACTCCACCGACCTTGATGGCTGGCTTGATGAGTGGGATATCCGCTCCGGCAAGACCTCTGAAGAAGCAAGCAAACTCTTCCACGCAGCACCAGGTGGTATCCGCACCACCGAAGCATTCTCCACCGAGAACCGCTGGGACGAGCTAGATACTGACGCTGCAAAGGGCTGCATCCGCGACATCGAGCACGCGTACACCGTTGATGGTGGACTCGCGGTTCTTCGTGGCAACATCTCTCCAGATGGCGCAGTGATCAAGGCTGCTGGTATCGAAGAAGAGCTGTGGCACTTCTCCGGACCAGCACGCGTTGTCGAAAGTCAGGAAGAGGCAGTTTCTGTCATCCTGACCAAGACCATCCAGGCTGGCGAAGTTCTTGTCGTCCGCTACGAAGGTCCATCAGGTGGCCCAGGTATGCAGGAAATGCTTCACCCAACCGCATTCCTCAAGGGATCCGGCCTGGGCAAGAAGTGCGCGCTGATCACCGATGGTCGTTTCTCCGGCGGTTCCTCAGGACTGTCCATCGGCCACGTCTCCCCTGAAGCAGCACACGGTGGAGCAATCGGCCTGATCGAGGACGGCGACATCGTGACCATCGATGTGCACAACCGCACCCTCGAGGTTGAGGTTTCCGATGAAGAACTCCAGCGTCGCCGTGAGGCAATGGATGCTTCCGAAAAGCCTTGGCAGCCAGCTAACCGTAATCGTGTTGTCACCACTGCACTTCGCGCTTACGCAAAGCTCGCTACTTCCGCAGATAAGGGTGCAGTCCGTCAAGTCGACTAA
- the mgrA gene encoding L-glyceraldehyde 3-phosphate reductase encodes MAVMAYQPADNRYDSMIYRKVGNSGLKLPVVSLGLWHNFGDDKPLSTQRSIIHRAFDRGVTHFDLANNYGPPAGSAETNFGRILNEDLKGHRDELIISSKAGWDMWPGPYGFGGSRKYLMSSLNQSLERLGVDYVDIFYHHRPDPDTPLEETMYALRDIVASGKALYVGISSYGPELTAEAAEFMAEEGCPLLIHQPSYSIVNRWVEEPGDDGESLLQSASNNGLGVIAFSPLAQGLLTDKYLDGIPEGSRASQGKSLSEGMLNVDNIDMVRKLNDIAQERGQTLAQMALAWVLREQGEYNADTVTSALIGASSVEQLDNSLDALNNLDFSAAELTAIDEISHDAGINIWAKATDSKTREN; translated from the coding sequence ATGGCAGTCATGGCATATCAACCAGCAGACAATCGCTATGACTCAATGATTTATCGTAAGGTGGGAAATTCTGGGCTGAAGCTGCCCGTAGTCTCACTTGGACTGTGGCACAACTTCGGTGATGATAAACCGCTGTCCACGCAGCGCAGCATCATTCACCGCGCGTTTGATAGGGGAGTAACGCACTTCGATTTGGCCAATAACTATGGTCCACCAGCAGGTTCTGCGGAAACTAATTTTGGAAGAATCTTAAACGAGGATCTTAAAGGCCATCGCGATGAGTTGATCATTTCTTCTAAAGCTGGCTGGGATATGTGGCCTGGCCCTTATGGCTTTGGCGGTTCGCGTAAGTATCTGATGAGTTCGCTTAATCAGTCTTTGGAGCGTCTAGGCGTGGATTATGTGGATATTTTCTACCATCACCGACCTGATCCAGATACCCCTCTGGAGGAAACAATGTATGCGTTGCGTGACATTGTTGCTTCTGGAAAAGCGCTCTACGTGGGAATTTCTTCCTATGGCCCAGAGCTGACTGCTGAGGCTGCGGAGTTTATGGCGGAAGAGGGGTGTCCGCTGCTTATTCATCAGCCAAGCTATTCCATTGTGAATCGTTGGGTGGAAGAACCTGGCGATGATGGTGAGTCTTTGCTGCAGTCGGCCTCGAATAATGGTTTGGGCGTTATTGCCTTTTCGCCGCTTGCGCAAGGGCTGCTCACCGATAAATACCTTGATGGTATTCCGGAGGGCTCCCGTGCAAGCCAGGGCAAATCTTTGTCCGAGGGCATGTTGAATGTGGACAATATTGATATGGTGCGCAAGCTCAACGATATTGCTCAGGAGCGAGGTCAGACGCTTGCGCAGATGGCATTGGCGTGGGTATTGCGTGAGCAGGGCGAATACAATGCAGATACCGTGACCAGCGCGTTGATCGGTGCATCATCGGTGGAACAGTTGGATAACAGCCTTGATGCGTTGAATAATCTAGACTTTAGCGCTGCCGAGTTGACGGCGATCGATGAGATTTCCCATGATGCCGGCATCAATATTTGGGCGAAGGCCACGGATTCTAAAACTCGGGAAAACTAG
- a CDS encoding glutathione S-transferase family protein — protein sequence MTNTSSDWVGAPQNASSDGEFVRDTNYITDRIVSDVPEGSAPIAQEDGTFYWPVEADRYRLVAARACPWAHRTVITRRLLGLENVISLGLTGPTHDIRSWTFDLDPNHLDPVLQIPRLQDAYFNRFPNYPRGITVPALVEESSKKVVTNDYPSITVDFNLEWKKYHREGAPELYPEELREEMAPVMKRIFTEVNNGVYRTGFAGSQEAHNEAYERLWVALDWLEERLSTRRYLMGDHITEADIRLYPTLVRFDAVYHGHFKCGRNKITEMPNLWGYLRDLFQTPGFGDTTDFTEIKQHYYITHAEVNPTQIVPVGPDLSGFATPHGREKLGGSPFKDGVTLPGPIPAGEEVKNPEVFQQ from the coding sequence ATGACAAACACTTCCTCAGATTGGGTTGGAGCCCCACAAAACGCCTCTTCGGACGGAGAATTCGTCCGCGATACCAACTACATCACCGACCGCATCGTCTCCGATGTTCCAGAAGGATCCGCCCCGATTGCGCAGGAAGACGGCACTTTCTACTGGCCAGTTGAAGCCGACCGTTACCGCCTTGTTGCAGCACGTGCATGCCCATGGGCACATCGCACTGTTATTACACGCCGTCTACTTGGTCTAGAAAACGTGATTTCTCTAGGATTGACCGGTCCAACTCACGATATTCGTTCCTGGACTTTCGATCTTGATCCGAATCACTTGGATCCAGTACTGCAGATCCCGCGTCTCCAGGATGCTTATTTCAATCGCTTCCCTAACTACCCTCGCGGAATTACCGTCCCCGCGCTTGTAGAGGAATCTTCCAAGAAGGTGGTCACCAATGATTACCCATCCATCACGGTAGACTTCAATCTGGAATGGAAGAAATACCACCGCGAAGGTGCCCCAGAACTTTATCCGGAGGAGCTTCGTGAAGAAATGGCTCCGGTGATGAAGCGTATTTTCACCGAGGTAAACAATGGCGTTTACCGGACCGGCTTTGCCGGTAGTCAGGAGGCACACAACGAGGCCTACGAGCGACTTTGGGTCGCATTAGACTGGCTAGAAGAACGCTTATCGACGCGCCGTTACCTCATGGGGGATCACATCACCGAGGCGGATATCCGCCTCTACCCCACTTTGGTGCGTTTCGATGCCGTTTATCACGGACACTTTAAATGTGGACGCAACAAGATTACGGAAATGCCGAACCTTTGGGGCTACCTAAGGGATCTTTTCCAAACCCCAGGCTTTGGCGATACCACTGATTTCACTGAGATCAAGCAGCACTATTACATCACTCATGCAGAGGTAAACCCCACCCAGATCGTGCCTGTTGGACCAGACCTTTCCGGTTTCGCCACACCTCATGGTCGTGAAAAGCTCGGTGGATCCCCATTCAAAGATGGCGTCACCCTCCCAGGACCAATTCCAGCAGGTGAAGAAGTGAAAAACCCAGAGGTATTTCAGCAGTAA
- a CDS encoding LysR family transcriptional regulator ArgP: protein MNPLHLETLLSIIDEGSFEGASLALSISPSAVSQRVKALEHSVGRVLVSRTQPARATEAGEVLVQAARKMALLQAETRAQLSGRLAEIPLTIAINADSLSTWFPPVFAEVASWGGATLSLRLEDEAHTLSLLRRGDVLGAVTREANPVAGCEVIELGTMHHLAVATPALRDAYLVDGALDWVAMPVLRFGPKDVLQDGDLIGRVAEPVGRRRVSIVPSAEGFGEAIRRGLGWGLLPEAQVAPMLAAGDVVILDDGPIETPLFWQRWRLESRSLARLTDAVVEAAIEGLRP from the coding sequence ATGAACCCTCTTCACCTGGAAACTTTGCTCTCTATCATTGATGAAGGCAGCTTTGAAGGCGCCTCGCTAGCGCTCTCTATTTCACCTTCGGCAGTAAGTCAGCGTGTCAAAGCGCTGGAACATTCTGTGGGCCGCGTCTTGGTGTCTCGCACACAACCGGCACGAGCCACGGAAGCTGGGGAGGTGTTGGTGCAAGCAGCGCGAAAGATGGCGTTGCTTCAGGCAGAAACTCGCGCGCAACTATCTGGGCGGCTTGCGGAAATTCCTCTGACAATCGCTATTAATGCTGATTCATTATCAACCTGGTTCCCGCCAGTTTTTGCAGAGGTTGCATCATGGGGTGGCGCAACATTATCGCTTCGATTAGAAGATGAAGCCCATACATTATCGCTGTTGCGCCGAGGTGATGTGCTGGGAGCAGTGACTCGTGAGGCCAATCCAGTGGCTGGTTGTGAAGTAATTGAGCTTGGCACCATGCACCATTTGGCGGTGGCTACACCTGCATTGCGCGATGCCTATCTAGTGGATGGCGCCCTTGATTGGGTGGCTATGCCGGTGCTGCGCTTTGGGCCTAAAGATGTCTTGCAGGATGGTGATCTCATCGGCCGGGTAGCTGAGCCCGTGGGCAGACGTAGAGTCTCAATTGTGCCTTCTGCAGAAGGTTTCGGGGAGGCAATCCGCCGGGGCCTTGGGTGGGGTCTATTGCCTGAAGCTCAAGTTGCGCCAATGTTGGCAGCTGGGGATGTTGTGATCCTGGATGATGGGCCGATTGAAACACCACTTTTTTGGCAACGTTGGCGCCTGGAGTCGAGGTCTCTCGCTAGACTCACAGACGCTGTCGTTGAAGCAGCAATTGAGGGATTGCGTCCTTAG
- a CDS encoding PH domain-containing protein: MSSDAKKASVELSEKFHPERTHILGAIILGLISLLVIGAAPQYLFWLLAFPIIFIYWVLKSSTVVDEHGIAAQYAFRGKKFVAWEELAGIGFKGARTFARTISDEEITLPGVTFNSLPRLDKASYGRIPDAITASHEAADGKVVVVKEDGYSVMMTKEEYLERQKALGKPVQLNFDENSQDSGNTAPTPSVVSQEAQQVASESSHRDNPASQH; the protein is encoded by the coding sequence ATGAGTTCAGACGCAAAAAAGGCATCAGTGGAGCTTTCAGAAAAATTTCACCCAGAACGCACCCACATCTTGGGGGCAATCATCCTTGGACTGATCTCATTGTTGGTCATCGGGGCTGCACCACAGTATCTGTTTTGGCTGCTCGCTTTCCCTATCATCTTCATCTACTGGGTTCTTAAATCATCCACAGTGGTTGATGAACATGGCATCGCTGCACAATACGCATTCAGAGGTAAAAAGTTTGTCGCCTGGGAAGAACTCGCCGGAATCGGTTTTAAAGGTGCTCGCACTTTTGCCCGCACCATTTCGGATGAAGAAATCACCCTTCCAGGCGTTACTTTTAACTCACTTCCACGCCTTGACAAAGCTTCCTACGGCCGCATCCCAGATGCGATCACAGCAAGCCATGAGGCTGCCGACGGCAAAGTTGTTGTTGTGAAGGAAGATGGCTACTCCGTAATGATGACCAAGGAAGAATACTTGGAGCGCCAAAAGGCTCTGGGTAAACCAGTCCAGTTGAACTTCGATGAGAATTCTCAAGACTCTGGGAATACAGCACCTACCCCTAGTGTTGTATCTCAAGAGGCACAACAAGTCGCGTCTGAATCCTCACATCGTGATAACCCCGCGTCACAGCACTAA